A single region of the Bacteroides luhongzhouii genome encodes:
- a CDS encoding DNA adenine methylase — protein sequence MKRLDTYPARPFIKWVGGKTQLLDDIKKTLPRDLSRRDEMTYVEPFVGGGAVLFWILQEYPNITRAVINDINAELICTYRVIKYDVENLILKLSRLQNEYLPLNEVDRKKYFLAQRERFNERDTSEVEIAALFIFLNRTCFNGLYRVNSKGKFNVPHGRYANPKICDEETLRADSAVLQRVEILCGDFAQTGKYAHDNVLFYFDPPYRPLTDTSAFTSYAKEGFDDAEQIRLRDFCDIIAKQKSLFVASNSDPLNVDNEDDFFDHLYKMFSIKRVSAARMINSKGNGRGTISEIMISNVANAY from the coding sequence ATGAAAAGATTAGACACATATCCGGCAAGGCCATTTATCAAGTGGGTTGGAGGGAAAACTCAACTTCTTGATGATATAAAAAAAACTCTACCTCGTGATTTATCACGTAGGGATGAGATGACGTATGTCGAACCATTTGTTGGGGGAGGAGCAGTATTGTTTTGGATTTTACAAGAATACCCAAACATAACAAGAGCTGTTATAAATGATATCAATGCAGAGTTGATCTGTACATATCGAGTAATAAAATATGATGTCGAAAATTTAATTCTCAAATTGAGCCGACTTCAAAATGAATATCTTCCACTTAATGAAGTTGATAGAAAAAAGTATTTTCTTGCTCAACGTGAGCGTTTTAACGAAAGAGACACCTCAGAGGTTGAAATCGCTGCACTATTTATTTTTTTGAATCGTACTTGTTTCAATGGATTGTATCGTGTAAACTCTAAAGGTAAGTTCAATGTTCCACATGGAAGATATGCAAATCCTAAAATTTGTGATGAGGAGACATTAAGGGCAGATTCTGCCGTCCTTCAGCGAGTTGAAATTCTTTGTGGTGATTTTGCACAAACTGGTAAATATGCCCATGATAATGTTTTGTTTTATTTTGACCCTCCGTATCGTCCTCTGACAGATACTTCTGCATTTACATCTTACGCAAAAGAAGGTTTTGATGATGCCGAACAGATACGGTTGCGCGATTTTTGTGATATAATTGCGAAGCAAAAATCTTTATTCGTGGCAAGTAATTCAGACCCGTTAAACGTGGATAATGAAGACGATTTTTTTGATCATCTTTATAAGATGTTCTCTATTAAACGTGTATCTGCTGCAAGGATGATAAATTCAAAGGGAAATGGACGTGGTACTATTTCTGAAATAATGATTTCAAATGTTGCTAATGCTTACTGA
- the mobV gene encoding MobV family relaxase, with amino-acid sequence MNTDIKQAMHVEAGKSFGTTEANENERHWNDDKIDRKNQDPTNHYDKTRMKLNFEIGPDGKVHPLGYQEKSLEVRLQERLTELGWKPFKPDSKIQPNCCAKFIFGGNHDRTLEMAFGTPTVNLDKGADNSHLQRCPEIEQWAKDIYDWCAKRYGQENIIGFQVHLDESSPHIHALIVPVGQRAKSERECVMWSAKFGKDRFEYGRILKEMHTSLYEDVGSKYGLERGDSIGGHNVQHLHKREYIRKLTKEAKQAEKAVKGLQTMMLHLESKIFSYSRQLEDAEKELASGRITLDRYEAQKANIGKLIAEYQAKLEDKADKLNEKEQELERLTNDAIKARSVVQPFRNHKVDFTPPRITEKVPLFGTDKWVERQNRHIVKQFTEIVRKIESLYKNDAEQQVKAAQRNVLADYGEFYRLKRENQSLSEINQELESELDTLLSQLAVPSIRNMIFAVADALIGGQPVPIASGGGGENPDSNLRWDGRRPDEEEEACRRRCLLHAFKIVNTCTRKTYRR; translated from the coding sequence ATGAATACAGATATTAAACAGGCCATGCATGTTGAAGCCGGGAAGTCATTCGGCACAACAGAGGCGAATGAAAACGAAAGGCATTGGAATGACGACAAGATTGACAGAAAGAATCAGGATCCGACCAATCACTATGACAAGACCCGAATGAAACTGAATTTCGAGATTGGGCCCGATGGGAAAGTTCATCCGTTGGGCTATCAAGAGAAATCGCTTGAAGTCCGTTTGCAGGAGCGGTTGACTGAGCTGGGCTGGAAACCTTTTAAGCCGGACAGCAAAATTCAACCAAACTGTTGTGCGAAGTTTATCTTCGGAGGCAATCATGACCGTACACTTGAGATGGCATTTGGAACCCCAACCGTAAATCTGGACAAGGGTGCAGACAACAGCCATCTCCAGCGATGTCCGGAAATTGAACAATGGGCAAAAGATATCTATGATTGGTGCGCCAAACGATACGGACAGGAAAACATAATCGGTTTCCAGGTTCATCTTGATGAGAGCAGCCCCCATATCCATGCCTTGATCGTTCCTGTCGGACAACGAGCCAAAAGCGAACGCGAATGTGTCATGTGGTCGGCGAAGTTCGGGAAAGACCGATTTGAATACGGACGTATATTGAAAGAGATGCACACCTCCTTATATGAAGATGTCGGCAGTAAATACGGTCTTGAACGTGGCGACAGTATTGGCGGGCACAATGTGCAGCACCTCCACAAGCGCGAGTATATCCGCAAACTGACCAAAGAGGCGAAACAGGCAGAGAAAGCGGTCAAGGGGCTTCAGACCATGATGCTTCATTTGGAATCAAAGATTTTCAGTTACAGCCGCCAGCTTGAAGATGCGGAAAAGGAACTGGCTTCCGGCAGGATAACCCTCGACAGGTATGAAGCGCAGAAAGCTAATATAGGGAAACTCATTGCCGAGTATCAGGCCAAACTCGAAGACAAAGCCGACAAGCTCAACGAAAAGGAGCAGGAACTGGAACGGCTTACCAATGATGCGATAAAGGCGCGTTCGGTTGTCCAGCCATTCCGAAACCATAAAGTCGATTTCACGCCACCGAGAATTACTGAAAAAGTTCCCTTGTTCGGTACGGACAAGTGGGTCGAACGGCAGAACCGGCACATCGTCAAACAGTTCACCGAGATTGTCCGCAAGATAGAATCTTTATATAAGAATGATGCGGAACAACAGGTCAAAGCAGCCCAGCGCAATGTTCTGGCGGATTACGGCGAGTTCTACCGGCTGAAAAGAGAGAACCAATCCCTTTCAGAGATCAACCAAGAACTAGAATCCGAACTGGATACTTTGCTCAGCCAACTGGCAGTACCGTCAATCCGCAATATGATTTTTGCCGTTGCCGATGCACTCATCGGTGGCCAGCCTGTACCGATTGCCTCCGGTGGCGGAGGTGAAAATCCTGACTCTAATCTTCGTTGGGACGGACGAAGACCTGACGAGGAGGAAGAAGCGTGTCGGAGAAGATGCCTGTTACATGCTTTTAAGATCGTAAATACTTGCACTAGGAAAACTTATAGGAGATAA
- a CDS encoding DUF6371 domain-containing protein has protein sequence MSEYRFHLQKYRPGSKTTCPNCGKSWCFVRYIDEQGSISFPGNVGKCDHENSCGYHYTPKEYFKDNPDVLEMDEGNCKSLLSAPYKTAEKTPSCIVPSYIPSSYVLRSLSHYSINPLYQYFCHVFGENETSRLFEMYRIGTSSKWGGAAVFWQIDINGQVRTGKVMCYNAETGHRVKEPQAFVSWAHSELKLQDFHLKQCLFGEHLLINSSSPVMLVESEKTAVVMSHFIPDYIWLATGGKNGCFNSEAMQVLKGREVTLIPDLGATEQWKEKSALLSGICKRVVVSNVLECTSDEEQRSQGLDIADFFLYSPSKRQILHQMIQRNPALQLLIDELDLELIE, from the coding sequence ATGAGTGAATACAGATTCCATTTACAGAAATACCGCCCTGGAAGCAAGACTACTTGTCCGAACTGTGGTAAAAGCTGGTGTTTTGTCAGGTATATTGATGAACAAGGCAGCATTAGCTTTCCCGGTAATGTCGGCAAGTGTGATCATGAAAACAGTTGTGGCTACCACTATACACCTAAGGAATACTTCAAGGATAATCCTGATGTGTTGGAAATGGATGAGGGAAACTGCAAGTCTCTTCTTTCTGCCCCTTATAAGACGGCAGAAAAAACTCCGTCTTGTATTGTTCCTTCGTATATTCCATCATCTTATGTGTTAAGGAGTCTGTCTCATTATTCAATCAACCCCTTATATCAGTATTTCTGTCATGTATTTGGTGAAAATGAGACAAGCAGATTGTTTGAAATGTATCGCATAGGAACATCTTCAAAATGGGGAGGCGCAGCAGTTTTCTGGCAGATAGATATAAATGGACAGGTAAGAACCGGCAAGGTAATGTGCTATAACGCCGAAACTGGCCATCGGGTTAAAGAGCCTCAGGCTTTTGTCAGCTGGGCACATTCTGAGTTGAAGTTGCAGGATTTTCATTTGAAGCAGTGCCTGTTTGGAGAACATCTTCTTATAAACTCATCGTCTCCAGTAATGCTGGTGGAAAGTGAAAAGACCGCTGTTGTAATGAGCCATTTTATCCCCGATTATATATGGCTGGCAACAGGTGGAAAGAACGGTTGTTTCAATAGTGAAGCTATGCAGGTTCTCAAAGGCAGAGAGGTTACTCTCATCCCTGATTTAGGAGCAACCGAACAATGGAAAGAAAAGTCTGCTTTGTTGTCTGGAATATGCAAACGGGTTGTTGTGTCCAATGTCTTGGAATGTACATCCGATGAAGAGCAACGCAGCCAAGGATTGGACATTGCAGACTTCTTTCTGTATTCACCATCAAAGAGGCAGATACTCCACCAGATGATACAACGTAATCCAGCATTGCAGTTGCTCATTGATGAACTAGATCTGGAACTTATTGAATAG
- a CDS encoding DUF3987 domain-containing protein, with protein sequence MFDTIHLTNMLRSEVEGIPETGLPLDAFPDKIQEIILNLARYENFNVEYTASIVLSAVATAIGNSCHIRIKGEWKTCPSLYMMLVGRPGLGKTPPLGFIYKPINEYDDRLHEKYNEEYDEYERAMSAGKHGSDGEEQLLKKPNFVTTVIYDSTPEAMMNIHQHNQRGITLVVDEILALFNSVKRYNSKNNLIEDLLTAYSGQPLKIIRKSESRPVLIKNPCINVIGSVQTNMLQEVFRAEFLANGLLDRFLFVYPKNRKISGWRREERNTARPDIMNQWRTIINRILSIPCILDDKGTTVNPRILTMSDAAEEYFYEWYNGIIDAVNAIEDDADVESRKMKLNGHVARLALLFQVMKWATDSGDMQYIERDSVESAIRMIDYYEETYRRIQETIVINSIGETKEAWLSLLGERFTSGDAVIAGRKVDMSRRTVYYALDQLCRLKHPLIEKLQHGVYRKLMTENTDAPCTIALSSCQDTVQSSQSAKVQSATTLKSEDHE encoded by the coding sequence ATGTTTGATACCATTCATTTGACCAACATGCTTCGTTCGGAAGTGGAAGGCATTCCGGAAACAGGTCTTCCGTTGGATGCCTTCCCGGACAAGATACAGGAGATTATTCTAAATCTTGCCAGGTACGAAAATTTCAATGTGGAATATACTGCGTCTATTGTTCTTTCTGCCGTTGCTACTGCAATAGGCAACTCTTGTCATATCCGTATAAAGGGCGAGTGGAAAACTTGCCCATCCCTTTATATGATGCTGGTCGGACGTCCCGGGCTTGGAAAGACTCCTCCCCTCGGTTTTATCTATAAGCCGATTAATGAGTATGATGACCGGTTGCATGAGAAATATAACGAGGAATATGACGAATATGAAAGAGCCATGTCAGCAGGCAAGCACGGAAGTGACGGGGAAGAACAACTGCTCAAGAAACCGAATTTTGTAACTACGGTTATTTATGACTCTACCCCGGAGGCGATGATGAATATTCATCAGCATAATCAGCGTGGGATAACATTGGTCGTCGATGAAATCCTGGCTTTGTTCAATTCCGTCAAAAGGTACAACAGCAAGAACAACCTCATTGAAGATCTGCTGACAGCTTATAGCGGACAGCCGTTAAAGATTATCCGCAAATCAGAATCACGTCCTGTTCTAATCAAGAATCCATGTATAAATGTCATCGGTTCAGTACAGACGAATATGCTGCAGGAAGTCTTCCGTGCAGAGTTCCTTGCCAACGGATTGCTTGACCGTTTTCTATTTGTCTATCCAAAAAACAGGAAGATATCCGGATGGAGACGGGAAGAACGGAATACAGCCCGTCCTGACATTATGAATCAATGGAGGACAATAATCAACAGAATCTTAAGCATCCCCTGTATCCTTGATGACAAGGGTACAACGGTCAATCCCCGTATTCTTACAATGTCTGACGCTGCGGAAGAATACTTTTATGAATGGTACAATGGAATTATCGATGCTGTAAATGCCATTGAGGATGATGCGGATGTTGAAAGCCGCAAGATGAAACTCAACGGCCATGTAGCACGTCTTGCCCTGTTGTTTCAGGTAATGAAATGGGCTACTGATAGTGGAGATATGCAATATATTGAGCGCGACTCTGTAGAATCGGCAATCCGTATGATTGATTATTATGAGGAAACATACAGGAGGATTCAGGAAACCATTGTCATAAACAGTATTGGCGAAACGAAAGAAGCCTGGCTCTCCCTGCTAGGAGAGAGATTTACTTCCGGGGATGCTGTTATTGCCGGTAGAAAAGTTGATATGTCCCGACGTACCGTCTATTATGCGCTTGACCAATTATGCCGGCTTAAGCACCCTCTTATAGAAAAGCTTCAGCATGGAGTCTATCGCAAACTTATGACAGAAAATACTGATGCACCTTGCACTATTGCACTTTCATCTTGTCAAGATACCGTGCAATCATCTCAAAGTGCAAAAGTGCAGAGTGCAACCACACTAAAATCAGAGGACCATGAGTGA
- a CDS encoding DNA-binding protein, protein MAQKLNGEKKLCDRELLEKILSIVERQEKLPPPAHEGGHRLYDNKSLMEKLHIKEKYLKKLRDNGYLGYSHEGDKYWYTQEDVDRFLRRFHYEAFAIGDELPKQERGGYV, encoded by the coding sequence ATGGCTCAAAAATTAAATGGAGAAAAGAAACTATGCGACCGGGAACTGCTTGAAAAGATCCTCAGCATAGTTGAGAGACAGGAGAAACTGCCGCCTCCGGCTCATGAAGGCGGACACCGTCTATATGACAATAAGTCTTTGATGGAGAAATTGCACATCAAAGAAAAGTATCTGAAAAAGTTGCGAGACAACGGCTATCTCGGCTACTCGCATGAAGGTGATAAATACTGGTACACGCAGGAAGACGTGGACCGCTTTCTGCGTCGTTTCCATTATGAAGCTTTCGCTATTGGCGATGAACTTCCAAAACAGGAAAGAGGTGGCTATGTTTGA